One stretch of Eupeodes corollae chromosome 2, idEupCoro1.1, whole genome shotgun sequence DNA includes these proteins:
- the LOC129944764 gene encoding uncharacterized protein LOC129944764, whose product MEMCPSVGRMEHIVGIRKVIVNESNLIAYNYFDKIDLSYCGEFTVGEIKECCVRKKCSDKKEQICAQTATLDSSGKKCRWFGNRCELQNHNCGNKTEIFKETDKSFCNFEYGNTEQQCMDSNAKKNETLLGS is encoded by the exons ATGGAAATGTGCCCGTCTGTGGGACGAATGGAACACATTGTTGGAATTCGAAAAGTGATTGTGAACGAGTCAAATTTAATTGCTTACAATT ATTTTGATAAGATCGACTTGAGCTATTGTGGAGAATTTACAGTGGGAGAAATTAAGGAGTGTTGTGTTAGAAAGAAATGTTCGgataaaaaggaacaaatttgtGCTCAAACTGCGACGTTAGATAGTTCTGGGAAAAAGTGTAGATGGTTTGGAAATAGATGTGAATTGCAGAATCATAATTGCGGAAATAAAACAG aaatttttaaagaaactgaCAAATCTTTTTGTAACTTTGaatatggcaacactgaacaacaATGTATGGACTCAAATGCTAAGAAAAATGAAACTTTACTTGGAAGTTAA